In one window of Bos taurus isolate L1 Dominette 01449 registration number 42190680 breed Hereford chromosome 15, ARS-UCD2.0, whole genome shotgun sequence DNA:
- the OR52S2 gene encoding olfactory receptor 52K2: MLDYNRSNLKLNTFLLLGIPGLEDAHLWISIPFCLVYLLSLMGNVALLLIIKTDRKLHEPMYLFLCMLSVADLMLTSSTLPKILSLFWFNDREIYFEACLTQMYFIHSLSTMESGFILAMAFDRFVAICHPLRHSTILTPAVIVGLGLLIVFRGAVLLSPHPFLLRWLSYCKTNVISHTYCEFMALIKLVCSETKIRRAYSLIVAFLTGGLDFILIICSYVLILFTVFNLPSKAARLKTLSTCVSHVWVILVFYTPAFFSFLTHRFGHHIAPPVHIFIANIYLLIPPMMNPIIYGVKTKRIRDGFLKFLTIKCVQLCKVCESPDHQQR; this comes from the coding sequence ATGCTAGACTACAACAGGAGCAACCTTAAACTTAACACCTTCCTGCTACTTGGCATTCCAGGATTGGAGGATGCCCACCTATGGATCTCCATCCCCTTCTGTCTGGTCTACCTACTGTCACTGATGGGAAATGTTGCTcttttattaattataaagacAGATCGCAAACTGCACGAACCTATGTACCTCTTTCTATGCATGCTCTCAGTTGCTGATTTGATGCTTACTTCTTCTACACTTCccaagatactcagtctcttCTGGTTCAATGACAGAGAGATCTACTTTGAAGCCTGCCTTACTCAAATGtattttatccattctctatcTACTATGGAATCTGGGTTTATCTTGGCCATGGCTTTTGACCGATTTGTAGCTATCTGCCACCCCCTAAGACATTCCACTATCTTAACACCCGCAGTGATTGTAGGCTTGGGTTTGCTTATTGTCTTCAGAGGAGCTGTACTTCTCAGTCCACACCCCTTTCTACTAAGATGGCTTTCCTACTGCAAAACTAATGTCATCTCCCATACTTACTGTGAGTTTATGGCCCTGATAAAACTGGTTTGCTCTGAGACCAAGATTCGTAGAGCCTACAGCCTAATTGTGGCATTCCTGACAGGAGGATTGGATTTCATACTGATCATCTGTTCTTATGTCCTTATTCTTTTCACAGTCTTCAATCTCCCATCCAAAGCTGCCCGCCTCAAGACCTTGAGTACCTGTGTCTCCCATGTATGGGTCATTTTGGTGTTTTATACAccagcttttttctcttttctcactcATAGGTTTGGTCACCACATTGCTCCACCTGTCCACATTTTTATAGCCAATATATACCTTCTCATTCCACCCATGATGAATCCTATTATTTATGGTGTTAAAACCAAAAGAATTAGGGATGGATTCCTTAAATTCTTAACAATCAAATGTGTTCAACTTTGCAAAGTTTGTGAGTCCCCAGATCATCAACAGAGATAA